A stretch of the Meles meles chromosome 19, mMelMel3.1 paternal haplotype, whole genome shotgun sequence genome encodes the following:
- the LOC123930871 gene encoding AKT-interacting protein isoform X2, which yields MNPFWSMSASSVRKRSDGEEKALTGDVITSPPRAAPKKQLPCIPKNALPITKPTSPAPATQSTNGTHASYGPFYLEYSLLAEFTLVVKQKLPGVYVQPSYRSALMWFGVIFIRHGLYQDGVFKFTVYIPDNYPDGDCPRLVFDIPVFHPLVDPTSGELDVKRAFAKWRRNHNHIWQVLMYARRVFYKIDTSSPLNPEAAVLYEKDVQLFKSKVVDSVKMCTARLFDQPKIEDPYAISFSPWNPSVHDEAREKMLTQKKPEEQHNKSVHVAGLSWVKPGSVQPFSKEEKTVAT from the exons ATGAACCCTTTCTGGAGTATGTCTGCAAGCTCTGTCCGCAAA CGATCTGACGGTGAGGAGAAGGCATTAACAGGGGACGTGATAACCAGCCCTCCACGTGCTGCTCCAAAGAAACAGCTGCCTTGTATTCCCAAAAACGCTTTGCCCATAACTAAGCCTACATCCCCCGCCCCAGCCACACAGTCAACAAACGGCACACATGCTTCTTATGGACCCTTCTACTTGGAATACTCTCTTCTTGCGGAATT TACCTTGGTCGTGAAGCAGAAGCTGCCGGGTGTCTATGTGCAGCCGTCTTACCGCTCTGCATTAA tGTGGTTTGGAGTAATATTCATACGGCATGGACTGTATCAAGACGGTGTGTTTAAGTTTACAGTTTACATCCCTGATAACTACCCGGACGGTGACTGCCCT CGCTTGGTGTTCGATATTCCCGTCTTTCACCCGCTAGTCGACCCCACCTCAGGGGAACTGGATGTCAAGAGAGCATTTGCAAAATGGAG GCGGAACCATAATCACATTTGGCAAGTTTTAATGTACGCAAGGAGAGTTTTCTACAAGATTGATACATCAAGCCCCCTAAACCCAGAGGCTGCAGTGCT GTATGAAAAAGATGTTcagctttttaaaagcaaagtgGTGGACAGTGTTAAGATGTGCACGGCTCGTCTGTTTGACCAACCTAAGATAGAAGACCCCTACGCAATTAG CTTTTCTCCATGGAATCCTTCTGTACATGATGAAGCCAGAGAGAAGATGCTGACTCAGAAG AAGCCTGAAGAACAGCACAATAAAAGTGTTCATGTTGCCGGCCTGTCATGGGTAAAGCCTGGTTCAGTACAACCTTTcagtaaagaagagaaaacagtagCAACTTAA
- the LOC123930871 gene encoding AKT-interacting protein isoform X1: MNPFWSMSASSVRKRSDGEEKALTGDVITSPPRAAPKKQLPCIPKNALPITKPTSPAPATQSTNGTHASYGPFYLEYSLLAEFTLVVKQKLPGVYVQPSYRSALMWFGVIFIRHGLYQDGVFKFTVYIPDNYPDGDCPRLVFDIPVFHPLVDPTSGELDVKRAFAKWRRNHNHIWQVLMYARRVFYKIDTSSPLNPEAAVLYEKDVQLFKSKVVDSVKMCTARLFDQPKIEDPYAISFSPWNPSVHDEAREKMLTQKKKPEEQHNKSVHVAGLSWVKPGSVQPFSKEEKTVAT; this comes from the exons ATGAACCCTTTCTGGAGTATGTCTGCAAGCTCTGTCCGCAAA CGATCTGACGGTGAGGAGAAGGCATTAACAGGGGACGTGATAACCAGCCCTCCACGTGCTGCTCCAAAGAAACAGCTGCCTTGTATTCCCAAAAACGCTTTGCCCATAACTAAGCCTACATCCCCCGCCCCAGCCACACAGTCAACAAACGGCACACATGCTTCTTATGGACCCTTCTACTTGGAATACTCTCTTCTTGCGGAATT TACCTTGGTCGTGAAGCAGAAGCTGCCGGGTGTCTATGTGCAGCCGTCTTACCGCTCTGCATTAA tGTGGTTTGGAGTAATATTCATACGGCATGGACTGTATCAAGACGGTGTGTTTAAGTTTACAGTTTACATCCCTGATAACTACCCGGACGGTGACTGCCCT CGCTTGGTGTTCGATATTCCCGTCTTTCACCCGCTAGTCGACCCCACCTCAGGGGAACTGGATGTCAAGAGAGCATTTGCAAAATGGAG GCGGAACCATAATCACATTTGGCAAGTTTTAATGTACGCAAGGAGAGTTTTCTACAAGATTGATACATCAAGCCCCCTAAACCCAGAGGCTGCAGTGCT GTATGAAAAAGATGTTcagctttttaaaagcaaagtgGTGGACAGTGTTAAGATGTGCACGGCTCGTCTGTTTGACCAACCTAAGATAGAAGACCCCTACGCAATTAG CTTTTCTCCATGGAATCCTTCTGTACATGATGAAGCCAGAGAGAAGATGCTGACTCAGAAG AAGAAGCCTGAAGAACAGCACAATAAAAGTGTTCATGTTGCCGGCCTGTCATGGGTAAAGCCTGGTTCAGTACAACCTTTcagtaaagaagagaaaacagtagCAACTTAA